The Punica granatum isolate Tunisia-2019 chromosome 4, ASM765513v2, whole genome shotgun sequence genome has a window encoding:
- the LOC116204188 gene encoding uncharacterized protein LOC116204188: MSSNILCVCLWERLKETHRIRFVQMGNCLSPQQVKMGHSKDCAKTLHQQFTVKLVHYDGTLQEFNRPVRASEVLLEWPGCFICCSESMFIGSAMPQVCGDEELQVGQIYFLMPLSRSKAPLSLQEICSLATKASAALIGSHGNGELQDRGGHVRQHLSRVEGNR; the protein is encoded by the coding sequence ATGTCCTCGAACATTCTCTGTGTCTGTCTCTGGGAGAGGTTGAAGGAGACTCATCGGATCAGATTTGTTCAAATGGGCAACTGTCTATCTCCCCAACAGGTCAAGATGGGCCACAGCAAAGATTGTGCAAAGACATTGCATCAGCAGTTCACGGTGAAGCTTGTACACTATGACGGGACGCTCCAGGAGTTCAACCGCCCCGTCAGGGCCTCCGAGGTGCTCTTGGAGTGGCCCGGCTGCTTCATCTGCTGCTCGGAGTCCATGTTCATAGGGTCGGCGATGCCCCAGGTCTGCGGAGACGAGGAGCTCCAGGTGGGGCAGATTTACTTCCTCATGCCACTCTCCAGGTCAAAGGCCCCACTCTCCCTCCAGGAGATTTGTAGTCTTGCCACCAAAGCAAGTGCTGCTCTGATAGGTTCCCATGGCAATGGTGAATTGCAGGACAGGGGAGGCCATGTTAGGCAGCATCTCAGTAGGGTTGAGGGCAACAGGTAG
- the LOC116204445 gene encoding CASP-like protein 5C1, producing MDEVPGSVGTSASFALRLGQTLFSSASLLFMSVGVDFYGYTAFCYLVTIMGLVIPWSFTLALVDGYSVLVKCPLRQPGIMAIIVVGDWVLSILTLAAACSTSSVVDLLLHSNEPCPSKFCSRYQISATMAFFSWFLSLASSLFNLWLLPSL from the exons aTGGACGAGGTGCCGGGGTCGGTGGGGACCAGCGCCAGCTTCGCCCTGAGACTGGGACAGACTCTGTTCTCCTCCGCCTCTCTTCTCTTCATGTCCGTCGGTGTTGACTTCTATGGCTACACAGCTTTCTG CTACTTGGTCACGATCATGGGTTTGGTTATACCGTGGAGTTTCACCCTGGCACTTGTAGATGGGTACTCTGTTCTAGTCAAGTGTCCCCTTCGGCAACCTGGAATTATGGCCATAATTGTCGTGGGAGATTGG GTGCTGTCGATTCTCACACTAGCAGCAGCTTGCTCTACGTCCAGTGTGGTGGATCTTCTGCTACACTCGAATGAGCCTTGCCCTTCAAAATTCTGCAGCAGGTACCAGATATCTGCCACCATGGCCTTCTTTTCCTGGTTCTTGTCCCTCGCCTCATCCCTCTTCAACCTCTGGCTGTTGCCATCGTTGTGA
- the LOC116202319 gene encoding mitochondrial import receptor subunit TOM6 homolog, which produces MFPGMFMRKPDKAEALKQLRTHVTMFGVWVAVIRVTPYVLHYFSDEKEELKLDF; this is translated from the coding sequence ATGTTCCCGGGGATGTTCATGAGGAAGCCCGACAAGGCGGAGGCCTTGAAGCAGCTCAGGACGCACGTGACCATGTTCGGCGTCTGGGTCGCCGTCATTCGGGTCACTCCCTACGTCCTTCACTATTTCTCCGACGAGAAGGAGGAGCTCAAGCTCGATTTCTAG